Sequence from the Pan paniscus chromosome 12, NHGRI_mPanPan1-v2.0_pri, whole genome shotgun sequence genome:
CCCAGACTTTCATCCCACTCTAAGGGCAGCATCTCGAGAGGGTCCAGGCGCGCTACATGTTAGGCGACTTCTCAGGACTCGCGCCCCAGAACGTGGGGGCCGGGGCCGGGTCGGGGACCGCTTCCCTCCGCGGGCTGGCAGGCGGCACCGAGGCTGGGGGATGGGGCGTGTAGCCGCCCTCGGAGCACGCGGTACGTGGGTCGCCCCGTGCGGCGGTAGGAAGAGCAAAGTCGGCAGGAAAAGCCGTGGCTGGGATGCCTTCCCTGAGAAATCCTTAGGGGCGATGTCAGAACCCGAGCTGGGCTCCGGACAGTTTCTGGAAAAAGCTCTCCAAACGCCGTCTGTCCCCGCACCCGAGTCCACACTGGGCTTTGAACCAGGGCTGTTAAAAAGGGCCCTGGGGACTGCCCAAGTCATCCCGATGGCCCAGGGCAGGACGCGGGAGCAGGCATCCCGGCCGCTGGGCTCCCCGCTCCCCCGCCCTGCGGACCCCTCCCCGCCACTACGGGCGGGAGCGGAGGGGGAGGACGGCGTCACGAGGCGGGGAGCCCGAGGTCCAGGGCGGGGCGCCCGGGAATCCCAGCCCGAGCAAGCCGGGGAGGTGCGGGCGCGGGCGGGAAGCGGAGGGCGGCGCGGAGGGAGGTGAGCGGCGCGCGCGGAGCCGGCGGGCGAGGAGGAGGACTGCACAgaggccccgcccccgccgccgcgagCCGGCTCCTCGCCGCCTCCGAACCCGCTCACTTTGCCTCTCGCCTCTGGACGGCGGCGGGGCGGCCGCCGGATCCGCGGCCGCAGGGAGCGCCGGAGACGGGGAGCTATTCCGCCCCGGCGCCTCCATTCGGCGCCCGCACCCCTCAGGGGGTCGGCGTCGCGGCTTGGGAGAGGGCACCGCGGCCTCGGTGTGCGCAGCCCTCGGGCGCGAGGGTCGGCGGCGCGGACACAGCCGCGTTCCCAGCCGGTGGGGCGCAGCGCTGGCGCCGGCGAGGACTCCCCGGCCACCCGCACGTACCGCCGGGCGGAGGGCGCGCTACTAGCAGCGCCGGAGATACTCGAGCCCAGGGACCCCCGGGCCAGCGGAGGGCAGGAGCGGAGCCCCGAGGGAGCGCGGGCCCCGACGGCGCGCTCCCCCGTCAGCCACGGGCAGGCAGGCCCCGCGTGGCGGCTTGGGGTGGGGGGCTGCAGCGGGGCCCTCGGGCCGAAAGTCCCCCGGGCGGCCAGCCATGACCTTCGGGCGCAGCGGGGCGGCCTCGGTGGTGCTGAACGTGGGCGGCGCCCGGTATTCGCTGTCCCGGGAGCTGCTGAAGGACTTCCCGCTGCGCCGCGTGAGCCGGCTGCACGGCTGCCGCTCCGAGCGCGACGTGCTCGAGGTGTGCGACGACTACGACCGCGAGCGCAACGAGTACTTCTTCGACCGGCACTCGGAGGCCTTCGGCTTCATCCTGCTCTACGTGCGCGGCCACGGCAAGCTGCGCTTCGCGCCGCGGATGTGCGAGCTCTCCTTCTACAACGAGATGATCTACTGGGGCCTGGAGGGCGCACACCTCGAGTACTGCTGCCAGCGCCGCCTCGACGACCGCATGTCCGACACCTACACCTTCTACTCGGCCGACGAGCCGGGCGTGCTGGGCCGCGACGAGGCGCGCCCCGGCGGGGCCGAGGCGGCTCCCTCCAGGCGCTGGCTGGAGCGCATGCGGCGGACCTTCGAGGAGCCCACGTCGTCGCTGGCCGCGCAGATCCTGGCTAGCGTGTCGGTGGTGTTCGTGATCGTGTCCATGGTGGTGCTGTGCGCCAGCACGTTGCCCGACTGGCGCAACGCAGCCGCCGACAACCGCAGCCTGGATGACCGGAGCAGGTACTCCGCCGGCCCTGGGAGGGAGCCCTCCGGGTAGGATGCACTGCTTCTCTGCCCGTCCCGTCCGTCCTGTCGCGTCTGTCCGTCCCGTCCATACGTCCCGTCTCCGTCCTGTCCGCCTCCGGGCGACCGAGCCAGCGGGGTGCGCGGCCCAGCGAGGCCCCAGGCGCGGCCAACTACGGGACCGGTCGGTCCCCACTCCTACCCCGTTGTCCGGGGCACCAGCGGGGTCTGGCCCTTACACTAGACACACCTCTTGAGGGCGAAATCCTCAGGCGTGGGGAGGGGCGTGTAGAGATAGACAAATGTCCCCTCTTTGTAGTTTACTTTTGCGCAGAGAGCAACCTGCTAATTAcatttttctgaacttttattgtTAGGGTTCAACAATTAAGCCTTGAACTAAGCGCAGTTTGAATTATTTGCCAATTTTTGGTAGTGTTTGGAAAGATGGATTCTTGTTACGGTGAAATGTGCACTCTCCACACATTCTATACACTCTGCCCCCGGCATACTATGTGCTGTAATGGAATCGTTATATTATAAAGCAGGTTAATTTACCGATAGACTCTAAATAATGGATGTCTGTgcccttttctttccccttttcctaCAAAGTATGGAGTTAGCAAACCTCTTGTCCACCGTTTGGTAGCAAAGATTCACACTGCGACTTTCAGAGGGTCTATGGTATGGGAAGGGAAAAAACCATTACCTTGAGAACAGAGAAAAATCTAAACTGTCCTAAATCCAGAAAACAGTAtttgggtaaatttttttttccactttactAGGATGAATGGGAAAATATTGCAGTCTTTTCTTAGACTGTCTTACCTTGAAGTGGTGATAGCACTTTCCCGTTTTTAGTACAAGTGAGCATATTCAGTGGGAGGAATAAGCAAGCAGACTAAGGATGGACTTTCAAAGAAGACAGCCTTTTGGGGCACAAAACCCAAACTGCATATTATAGTTTATCTGTTTGACACTGTCTTAAGATCCttcttccattcattttttaaatttaaggttGTGCCCTCTCATGTTTTACTGATAGGCATGTACATGTTCGGAACGGCGGCCTTGCTATTGCAGTGGATTACTTCTACATAATATTCTTCCTGTAGGGAGTAAGGATTTTTATACAAAtctaagaagtaaataaaattgtCTAGTGCCACGGAGTCTATTATTTCTTCTTGGCTTGAAATCGAAGATACATGCTTTGAAAGGAAATTCATTAGGAAACTCATTTTGTTTAGTGAATTAGGTTCTAACAGTTTTGAATTTACAGATAAGAGTTACTTATTTGGTTCTCCAACAATACaatgaaattaatttatttacctAAATAcataaatgccttttttttttaaggagggcTTTAGGAAAATGGACTTGGAATTTTGATTCTCCAGTAACTGTAGAATTCTAAGGTTAGTGAAGGTTTGAGCTACATTAGCAAAGGAAACAGGGGAATTGAATTATTATTAGTGCAGATAATGAGGGAGTTGACTGAACCAGTATATGAGCAAAACCAGTAAAATACCTCAAATATAATCTTGGGGGAGGGAGGGTGTTTTGGGAGAGGGAAAGGGCCATATGGAGATCATTAATGTAAAGCATTtgtaaagaaatgagagaaatgcaTAGTAATTTTAGGGAGAGaaacacaagaaacaaaaaagggaagACAGAGATGGAAAAGAGGGAGACTGcaaaagaagtgaagggagaaaagtAATGcttatttgtgtatatgtattttatgtatgtgtataattaTTCAAGTCAGAGCTGTTTCCTAGATACTTAGATATTTCAGGCAAAAGCATGTTTTTCTTAGCTTAATGGCCCAGTTTTAGCTTCACTCTCTGAGTGTAGGTATATGAAAACCGATATCTGCAATCCCAAACAGATAAACTGCAGGATGGCCGAATGAGGATGCTGCTCATTACAGAGGAAGCTCCCCTCTGCCCTTCAACAGAGAGGGCCCTTAACCTGTCACTTTAAGTATAGTCGTTAAAACCCTGCTTGCTTGTGGTTGCTGAAATTAGTCTTTCTAAAACATCATTCTCGTTATTTGACCATATTTTGCATCTGCCAAATAAAGCCAAAACTTCTTTCTTGGCCTTCAAGGCTCTTTACAGTTTGATGACAACCTGCCGATCTTGACTTACTCCATCATAGTTTGCAAACATCTTTTGAATATCTATTATGTTCAAGGCACTGCTGGTGTTCCAAATATTGTAACTTTCTGTTGTAAAGAAAAGTTGGTGTCAAGTTGGTGGTGTAGGAATCAGAGGCACAATTGATCTCTGAGAGTTCTGTTGTTCAGAGAAGGCCTTCAGGGTGGTGGAGGATGGAAACAAACCATGGTTGGAAGGTTGCAGAGGTTGTGCACTGCCCAAACTAGCAGGGagtgtcatttattttattttattttattttttgcatttttagtagagatggggtttctccatgttggtcagactggtctcgaattcctgacctcaggtaatccacccgtgtcggccttccaaagtgctgggactacaggcgtgagccaccgcgcctggccagggagTGTCATTTATATAAATTCTAGTTAATGCAACCTGTACAACCATGTGTGCCCTGCCTgggaacaaaataaaagagattttttaagataaaaggaACATCATGGGCAAGAAACTTGTATATGATGTTTATGGAAGCTTGAGTCCAGTGATGGAGTGAGAGGTGGATAGAGAGCAGATGATAGAAGGCCTTGAATTCCAgggagaataattttattttgcaggCAGTGGCTAGCCATTAGCCAGTTTTGTGTTTAGGGTAAATGGGTTATGCATATAAAGTAGTACATGTGGTACATGTGTTCTGTGATTTGGAGAGAGGGAAGATTGTACACAGGAAGATGAGTTGGAGATCTTCCCAGAGGGAGGGGATGAGAGCTTGGATGGCTTTGTGGTGGTGGAGAAATGGAGGAGAAATGACAACTCTGGAAAATACCAGGAAGAGTCAAAATTAATCCAGGGCATTGGAAGGGCACAGGCATCAGGGACTGATGAAGTGGACTTTCCAGGAGTTAACAGTATCCTCTGCCATTTGCAGTCTTCATTTGTCCAGCCTGGCCTGCTTACTTCTTCCTGAGCCACTCAAATGTCCCTTACTGTGCAATGCTTAGCCTGGTGAAATTGGATTATTCATCAAGCCCAATTCAGATTCTATTCCTCTCTTGAAGCATTTACTGATTACCCCAGTGGATGTGATGTTTCCTCCTGAACTCCTTAAGGAATTGCTTATTTGTACTATTTATTTGGCATCTATGATATCCTTCTTAGCATGATggttatattttcatataaacatATCCTGGCTCCTAAGCTGGATTAGATAAAAAGTCCTAGAAGGCAGGTAAATTCTCTTATACTATTTGTTAttaaaacatcttttattttgtatttttgttgattGATTGAGAAGAgatctcattctgccacccaggccagagtgcagtggtgcgatcaagcccactgcagcctggaactcctggagtcaggtgattttcccacctcagcctctggagtagctgggaccacaggcgtgagctaccacgcccagtgaattaagaacattttttgtagacatggggtctcacaggccaggcgtggtggctcacgcctgtaatcccagcactttgggaggccgaggtgggcagatcacaaggtcaggagttagatgtggggtcttactatgttgcccaggcctgtcgtgaactcctggcttcaagcaatcctaccaccttggcctcccaaagtattgggattacaggtgtgagccactgtgcccagctgaaataCTAGGAAATAATTCTTAGTACTTGCCAGAGTTGTCATTTCTCCACTACCGCAAAAATTGCTATTCAGGCACCATAAATATCTATTGTTtatataacatttcaaaatataaccTTCCAGAACTATGTCTTCTATTGCACAGTTTAAAATGCTgtttggggccaggcgtggtggctcacacctgtaattccagcactttgggaggccgaggcaggcggatcacctgaggtcaggagttcgagaccagccagaccaacatggtgaaaccccgtctctactaaaaatacaaaaattagctgagcgtggtggtgggtgactgcaatcccagctactcaggaggctgaggcaggagaatcgcttgaacctgggaggcggagtttgcagcgagctgagatcacgctactgtactccagcctgggcgataaagtgagactgagtctcaaaaaaaaaaaaagaaaagaaaatgaaaaaggtcTATCAGGAaacagcctgtagtcccagctactccagaggctgaggtgggaggatcacctgagcccaggagttgaaggttgcagtgaactatgattcagcaactgcactccagcctaggcagcagggagaccctgtctcaaaacaaaacaacaataaaaaaatcaaggaaCAATTATTTATCAAGTACTTAATGGTACGAAAGGAATAAAGATAAGAGTATGGTTTACTTATATGAACCTCCGAAATTTTGGCACAGTGCACAATCTAAAGTTTGGAAGAAATCTTAGGTCTTCCAAAGCAATATTTTAGAACTTTTTATGTATGAGGATAATCCTTTTAAATTGATTTGTTTTAGATGGTTAATAATCATATAAAAACGGTTCAAAATCTCAAAGCTACAAAACTAAGCCTTTCTCCATTCTTCCAGCCATTCAGTTCTTTTCCCTAGATGTAACCAAAGTTACTGGTTTTTGGTTTGTCATTTCAgagacattttatatatttgtaagtacattatatatatttacaaaagccAGAAATACAGTGTGATACACAGTCCTGAAACTTGCTTTTTAACTAACAACGTGTCATGTAGATCATTCCACGTGAGTCCGAGAGCTCCCTGATTCTGCAGCTTCGTAGTGTTGTACTGTAGAGATGGCCCATAGTCACTATACATTTATGTCGTTTCTTGTCTGTGGTAAACGCTGCAGTGATTATCCtgttcatatatattttacttcttttatgcAGGTATATCCATAGGATACCTTCCTGAGAGTTAAATCATTGGGTCAAAGGAGATATGCACTTGTAATTTTCACAGATAATTCCAAACCACTCTCCAAAAAGATTGTACTGTATCAATTGATGCTTCCACCAGCAATATAGGAGAGAGCATGTTTCTGCATACTCTACAAAGTATTTGATCTTTACTATGCTGAAAAGGGAAAAATGGTATCcagtagttttgttttattttgagcaaGATTTTGCATCTTTACATATATTGAGGAGTCATTcatcttgcttttaaaaatgagatatttatacctttttctggttttgtcaATGACTTTCTTAGtttgaagattaaaaataatattaaggttgcagtgagctgagctcacgccactgcattccagcctgagtgacagagcaagactgcatctcaaaaaaaaaaaaaaagaaattagctcttTTTATGATATTAGTTGCAAatactttgttttctaatttaggACCCCATTAAAAGACAACTACAATTGCCTAAAACATAGTAGCTGCACTTTCACTATCTATTTGTTGAGCAAAAATgcataatgattaaaaaaaaattgtgaattcttttttttttttttttttttgagacagagtcttgctctgtcacccaggctggagtgcagtggcacgatctcagctcactgcaacctctgcctcctgggttcaagcgattcttctgtctcagcctcccaactagctgggattacaggtatccgccaccccgcccggctaatttttgtatttttagtagagatggggtttcaccatattggccaggctggtctcaaactcctgaccttgtgattcacctgcctctgcctcccaaagtgctgggattgcgggagtgagccaccgtgcccgaccaatAATTGTGAATTCTAACCATTCATCAACTCTTGAGTTCCTGTgattgtgccaggtgctgtgtcaGACAGTATGGGCACAGAGGTTCCTACAAAGGGTTCCTGCTGTCATGGAGCTGGGCAGTTAGTGGTGATAGTAGCAGACAGCACAGTAAGCAAATCATTTCAGATTGTGAAAGGTGACATGAGTTGAGTGAGAAGAGTGTTCTGGGTAGAGGGAGCAGCTAATGCAAAGATGCCACTGAGATGGCAATGGGCTGGGCTTGTCTACAGGACAGAAGGAAGGCCCATGTGGGCTATAGTTTTGTCCAAGGGTAGAtgaggttggagggcagtggggcCTATCAGGCAGGGCCTGTGTGCCATgggaaggagtttggattttcttCCAAATGTGACAGGGAGGTCTTTGGAAGGTTTTAAGCAGATGAAAGCTATGatatgtgttttaaaaacacCACTGGGTAGAGAATGAAGGGAGGGT
This genomic interval carries:
- the KCNG3 gene encoding potassium voltage-gated channel subfamily G member 3 isoform X4: MTFGRSGAASVVLNVGGARYSLSRELLKDFPLRRVSRLHGCRSERDVLEVCDDYDRERNEYFFDRHSEAFGFILLYVRGHGKLRFAPRMCELSFYNEMIYWGLEGAHLEYCCQRRLDDRMSDTYTFYSADEPGVLGRDEARPGGAEAAPSRRWLERMRRTFEEPTSSLAAQILASVSVVFVIVSMVVLCASTLPDWRNAAADNRSLDDRSRIIEAICIGWFTAECIVRFLVSKNKWHFSLLLPCEEGHVCFLFCIIDWWPYKKRQEESCLCAHTPRKSHVSTQRKGSRAHKPGREPCTPELNCENIHSCCLSHQSVVFYGSPS
- the KCNG3 gene encoding potassium voltage-gated channel subfamily G member 3 isoform X5, whose product is MTFGRSGAASVVLNVGGARYSLSRELLKDFPLRRVSRLHGCRSERDVLEVCDDYDRERNEYFFDRHSEAFGFILLYVRGHGKLRFAPRMCELSFYNEMIYWGLEGAHLEYCCQRRLDDRMSDTYTFYSADEPGVLGRDEARPGGAEAAPSRRWLERMRRTFEEPTSSLAAQILASVSVVFVIVSMVVLCASTLPDWRNAAADNRSLDDRSRYSAGPGREPSGIIEAICIGWFTAECIVRFLVSKNKCWPQLCATSSSF
- the KCNG3 gene encoding potassium voltage-gated channel subfamily G member 3 isoform X3, which produces MTFGRSGAASVVLNVGGARYSLSRELLKDFPLRRVSRLHGCRSERDVLEVCDDYDRERNEYFFDRHSEAFGFILLYVRGHGKLRFAPRMCELSFYNEMIYWGLEGAHLEYCCQRRLDDRMSDTYTFYSADEPGVLGRDEARPGGAEAAPSRRWLERMRRTFEEPTSSLAAQILASVSVVFVIVSMVVLCASTLPDWRNAAADNRSLDDRSRYSAGPGREPSGIIEAICIGWFTAECIVRFLVSKNKWHFSLLLPCEEGHVCFLFCIIDWWPYKKRQEESCLCAHTPRKSHVSTQRKGSRAHKPGREPCTPELNCENIHSCCLSHQSVVFYGSPS
- the KCNG3 gene encoding potassium voltage-gated channel subfamily G member 3 isoform X1 — translated: MTFGRSGAASVVLNVGGARYSLSRELLKDFPLRRVSRLHGCRSERDVLEVCDDYDRERNEYFFDRHSEAFGFILLYVRGHGKLRFAPRMCELSFYNEMIYWGLEGAHLEYCCQRRLDDRMSDTYTFYSADEPGVLGRDEARPGGAEAAPSRRWLERMRRTFEEPTSSLAAQILASVSVVFVIVSMVVLCASTLPDWRNAAADNRSLDDRSRYSAGPGREPSGIIEAICIGWFTAECIVRFLVSKNKCEFVKRPLNIIDLLAITPYYISVLMTVFTGENSQLQRAGVTLRVLRMMRIFWVIKLARHFIGLQTLGLTLKRCYREMVMLLVFICVAMAIFSALSQLLEHGLDLETSNKDFTSIPAACWWVIISMTTVGYGDMYPITVPGRILGGVCVVSGIVLLALPITFIYHSFVQCYHELKFRSARYSRSLSTEFLN